Within the Bombus vancouverensis nearcticus chromosome 10, iyBomVanc1_principal, whole genome shotgun sequence genome, the region ATAGGCGATGTTTTATCATAATTTTCAATAATCATCTTTATCGTCAATGTTCTAAACACGATTctcgttgaaaaatttcatGCGAAATTATATTAGATAAACATCGAAAGCAGCATACAGTATACATAACGCGAATACTCTATCGGTTAAAGAAGTATTATACAGGTAGAAAAGCCTTTCGTAAAAGCAACTGACACAGAGATAAGTTTTTTTCTGTTACTCGCAAATAgcttaatttctcaatttcctTTCAATACGTCAATCAAACAaactaaaaatgtaaaaataaatgaattatcgaatgaatattaattatttttaaaattttaattgattaatttagttttaattatttcgttgACGTCTAAACAGAAACTCGTTCCATTAAGGAAGAAAAACTCCAGAAACACTTGTATAATATTCAACTATGTCGTAGTATTGTTACAGCATAATTTCTCGTCTTACTAGATTTTTTAGAACAGGCACCAATATTATAAAGTAGTTCGTTATGCAGTTAACAAATCTCCTTGTTGTATGAAAATGTCAGATGTTTGTTATAAGATTAAAGACATACGGGCTTTATTaatttgtttataaaatttccaCTCATAATCTTTCGTTTACGTATCGTAAATCTCCATTTTTATGATTCAATGATTGTAAAACGGAGTGATTGGTTGCAgttattgtaaatataaaaagagaggttattattgcaaaataatacaaaattgcaCAGCTGCGATCATTTTTGCATACCGCGTTCCGGAAGTCTGACACGATTGCAGCAATTTGATAATGTGCTTATATACCAGTCCCAACATTCTCCCCACAGAACAATTATGCATATTTGATTGCATTTCGTGCTAGCTATCAAATAAATGATCGAGCTTTTTTTGTTTTCGTAATGTCAAGGGAAAAAGTACATCTAAAAAAACATCAAACAATGacctattttgaatatttgcattaatattttcaatttttattcttttctaatTGTCGTACGCGTAGTTTGAATAGAACAGTAAATAAGAATGAGAAGGTCGAAAGTCATTAAATGCGTGTGACAGAATGATATACAACGCCTTGAATTCGAGTTTCTTTGAAATACCCATAGAATCAGGGAATATTAAATTAAACCTTTCTACGATCTGATATCTTTTCGTAGGGACATGGAATAGAAAATTAAGCGCCTTCAGCTTGAAGGTCGTACACCCTCGAAGAAAGGGGACAAAAAATTGTCTCGAAACGGCGTTATGTGTTTTCAGGGGCTGGCTATTTGGTTTCGACTCCAgcgtttaattaaaatacaatgACTATACGATTCGATAATGTTTTTGACGGGGGAAATTGCTTTCATCAGTCTACTTGTATTTTGCGCGGGGTTTAGTCGGATTGGAAGACTCTGGGTAGTGACTTAAACAATCAATCGAAAGCCATTGTTAGTAACTTTTTACCTTCGAAAAATTCAATACGTTTCAccttttaacatttttgtgtgtgtgtgtgtgtgtgttttcttcctttcgtttatttttatttcttgttCCTTTCGTTTCACTGCGTTGCCAATGATTCACAAAACTCGATAGCAGACATAGGAAAACTGGATGATTTAAAAGCTAACAAACGTTTAGGAAGTATCTGCTCAGAAAGAGGAATTAGCTTTGATTTTTTTTATCAAGGTTAGTTGAACCAACTTTATCATTTCGGGATTTCACCTCGATCTTATGAAGTTTTTGTGAGAGACGTTAGTTGGAATCCCATCTATTATTTAGTGATAGTAATATGGCGACGTTGATACGACGAATCTATCAAGGGTACCGCTACATTAACGAGGAACTAACAGGTACTGGGACGCGAATCTGTTGCACGCAAGTCAAAGATGCAAGTAGTCATGTGAATGTTTTCTGTTTCCGGAAGATCCTCGCACGCAAGACTATTTCCTCATCGGATCACCATGGGGGTGCTTTAGTATAGTAGCGTTTTATCTATACTTCGTGCACGTTCTGGGACCCAACATTATGGCAAAGAGAAAACCGTTTAATCTGAATAGAATCCTACagatatataacctaatacagaTAGTATCGTGCGCATATATATTTCATAAGGTAAACGAGTAtacatttcttttaaatatgaaaatataataagtgTCTAAATGTAATTATAGGCATTGGAACTAGCTTGGTTGTTCCATTATAACTTCTACTGTGAACCAGTAGATTATTCGGATGATCCTCGCGCGGTCGAGGTACCTACATcgtatatttcctttatatcctaattactagactgcgaaagtttatgcgaattcatatttttatgaacataaaaaagtgtaaatattgtaacaagtactttctatgttttatatattcattttatGTTCACAGCGTTAAACTTTCTGTAAATGCATAAACCCCCAGTCTATTAATTACGATCTGTTCTCATCAGGATATCAAAGATTGAACTACTTGAATTACTTGAATCGCAGATAACTAAGATCGTTTGGGCGTACTTTCTAATGAAGCTCCTCGACTTACTGGACACGGCCTTCTTTATTCTTCGAAAAAAGCAACAGCAAGTGTCGTTTCTTCATGTTTATCATCACACGGGCATGGCTCTTGGTAGCTGGGCAGCTACCAAGTTTTTGCCCGGCGGTCACATTACCTTTTTAGGTAAGTAATATAATTTCACTCGTTCGGTTTTAACTTCCTACAATATCAtatattaaagaatatttttcatatcgGTCTTTCTATCGTAGAACTTGGCACACGTGTTGGGTATTAATTATCATGAAATTGTTTCCATAATTTTGTGATTTTTAGTTCACGACCAAAGTTCTTTAGTTCAACGACGACATATATTGTATTGACAATTGGATATTGAATAGTGTATTTACCTTTGTTGTTTTACGTTTAAGGGAATCATTCGTGACAATGTGTCTCTACATAAAGTGATAACGTTTGTaagtgtatatttatatttatttattaaataaataaatttattgtcACAGGTACTTTAAATTCTTTCGTTCATATGGTGATGTACACTCATTATCTGGCTACATCGTTGCGAATAAGCAAACCCTGGTGGAAGAAATATGTGACACAACTGCAGCTCACTCAATTCTGTTTGATAACGATCCACTTTGTAATGTTAGCCTGGGTGGAAGATTGTGGTTTCCCGAAGTGGACGGCGGCGGTGATGATTCCTCAGAATCTCTTCATGTTGATGATGTTTGGCGACTTTTACTACAAGTCATACATCAAAATGCGGAAGATCCGCGAAAACGGCGTCTCGTCGGACGTTTCGAACGGAAAGTTAAAGAGTCAATAGCTACGTCCTGTGCGCCCGGAACGGTTTAACGTTACTTCGTGTCTCCGACGCGCGAGACGACCCATCAAGTACTGGCGTGAGGAATACTTCTTTCTTTATGAGACAATAGCAATTTAGCGCTTCATACTTTAGACTTTAGACACTTATTAACACCTAATATCTCATGCGTGTCGACGAAATCCGAACAACGAAAGGACAGACATAAatgacaatttaaaaattcaatttgaaTTGATCTGTCAAAGGTAAGGTTTACCTTATTATAAGAAGATTTGATGAAAGTCATTCGAGTTCCAAAGCATGTTTTCATATGCATGCAAATGCAGAATCTTTTCGTTGTATGGTTCACGGAACGCTTATTCTCGGTCTCATCTTTGTATTTAAGTCACTCATCATCTTCGTTACTTACTTCGTTAATTATTCGCAAAAGAGAGCATTTAGCTCCAATGACCTTGACCTTG harbors:
- the LOC117159179 gene encoding very long chain fatty acid elongase 7 isoform X1, with protein sequence MATLIRRIYQGYRYINEELTDPRTQDYFLIGSPWGCFSIVAFYLYFVHVLGPNIMAKRKPFNLNRILQIYNLIQIVSCAYIFHKALELAWLFHYNFYCEPVDYSDDPRAVEITKIVWAYFLMKLLDLLDTAFFILRKKQQQVSFLHVYHHTGMALGSWAATKFLPGGHITFLGTLNSFVHMVMYTHYLATSLRISKPWWKKYVTQLQLTQFCLITIHFVMLAWVEDCGFPKWTAAVMIPQNLFMLMMFGDFYYKSYIKMRKIRENGVSSDVSNGKLKSQ
- the LOC117159179 gene encoding very long chain fatty acid elongase 7 isoform X2 gives rise to the protein MATLIRRIYQGYRYINEELTDPRTQDYFLIGSPWGCFSIVAFYLYFVHVLGPNIMAKRKPFNLNRILQIYNLIQIVSCAYIFHKITKIVWAYFLMKLLDLLDTAFFILRKKQQQVSFLHVYHHTGMALGSWAATKFLPGGHITFLGTLNSFVHMVMYTHYLATSLRISKPWWKKYVTQLQLTQFCLITIHFVMLAWVEDCGFPKWTAAVMIPQNLFMLMMFGDFYYKSYIKMRKIRENGVSSDVSNGKLKSQ